CATGTTTGCTTTTTGGTTTGCCATCATATGCTGATGGCACTGACTTTTTATGCTATGATTTGTTTGGCTTTTTCCCACTTTCCACCCATCAAGGGTGAGCGGTCTCGAAACTCAGTAGAAAGAAAGATTGTGATTTGAAACGaagcttttgttttttggattttaccAAATTAAGCTTGAGGCTCTAGTACCAACCAAATCGGGTCAAATTGTGCACACGCTTTGTGAGCACCACCTATCTAAGTCATAGTTCGAAAGAGCATAATAATGATCAATTACAGGAACGCGTCACTGATTTCACGGCAAAAATATCGTTAAATTCGCTTATAACGGTCAAATAATAGCGCGTTGGTAATAAAAAGGTGACCAGTAAGTAACTTATGAACGGTTTTTTATAAGTACAAGTACTTAATACAAGGAGTTTTGGTACACTAGTCAAGCTATAATCGGTAATTTTGAAAGTAGTTGTAAGCCAAATACGTAAAATGTTGGCACATTATTAACATAGCCGGTAAGCTTGGGATTATAAACAAATGTCGATACTTTTCAAAACCAAACAAGATAAAATGTTCGTAAGTGGCTGAAATTAGTTGATATCATAATGCGATCAATACAATTACGCCAATCAAATTAAGATTACTAATTTCTAACAAAAGTAAATAGCTCTCACGACTTggtaaacaataaaaataaatgttggtaCATCATTAAAatagttggtaagtttgaagtaGGAATAAACATCGGTTCATCTCAAAGCTCATAGGTAAGTTACTAATGAAAGACTAGTATACCAAAAtgccaatctctctctctctcttttttttttttcttttttttcaccgACATTATGTTGTTTGCTGGTACCCAACATGATATCGGATTCTGTTTCTTAGGTCATGGTCAATGAACTGCACAAGTGAGAGGTTTAACTGGGAGTTATGAGGAAAGCTTTTACAACCATATTTAGACAAGGATTGTTATCTTAAATATGCATCATGATCACCTAAAGATAAGAATCGCTCAATTATCATCGGAGTGAGACCAATAATATATCTATTCTTCAATAAAAGAAAGCATTGATAAGAAAGCTGAATCATTCGCATCGTATATCGATCGTATACCTAAGAATTTTGCAAGTGAGACTCTTTCTCTCATTAATGAACAGTGGAGGGGAGCGGGAGTATTGGATTCCGTCTAGGACAGAACATGAAGAAAGCCCTCTTTTCCTCTGCCTTGACTTTTTGCctcctcttttttcccctcctttcTTTTGTCAGGGAATTTCAGCTTGTATAATATCAGAAGCTTATGTCGTACGAATAAACCGAATAAACATTCAGTACgactatttattaattattaaaagataaaaataatctgCTAAAGTAAGTCTGTCATATTATGCCATCATTATTGAGAATGAGATGATGAAAAGTTTCTGTATATACTTGaggataaaaattgaaattatacgATCACATGATGTTCTCAATATTCTCTTTGATATTGATATTAAGAAAGCACCCTAAATAGATACACATATAATAAagttatccaaaattaatttttagatcacaaaaaactctaaGTTAATACATCTGTGTCAAATGTAAACTTGTCATGCCAATTAAGTTATTATCTTGTCGTATTGTAATATcatgataaaaatttaaaaaaaaaaaaaactaatgaaggATTGAAGGATAAATACGTTACGGGTGTTTTCGTTATATTTCCCGAGATGAACTAATGGTTGACGTGGCGGAAAACGATTGGGAGGCGTGAGATCAAGCGTGACGTGGTGAAGCCCGGCCGCGTGGGGTCTGGAAATATCGGAAGAGCCGAAggcaaagaaagagagggagggaagagGTCGGTCGGTGCCCCGCGGCGCAAGTCAAGAGTGGCTGGCTTTTCTCTTCTCATCCTGCCTTCGGCGCCAAGCCagctccccctcctcctccgacCACCGGGCTGCCTCCTTAAAATACCCGAACCCCATCCAGAGAAATCCTCACCCATTTCCCCATTCCGATTCCAGTTCGAATTCCAACCCTCGGCCGATCTCAAAGAACGTGACGCGAGAAGAAAAACGACCCACTTCGAATTTCGACAGTTCCAGGTCCACCCCCCGATCGACGAGAGACATGGCAGGAGGAGGAACGGAGGCTTTTCCAGATCTAGGGAGGCATTGCCAGAACCCGGATTGCAATCTCCTCGATTTCCTCCCCTTCACCTGCGACGGCTGCCGTAAGGTAAAAAGACTCGCGAGGCGATCGTCGTCGCGTTCGTGACGGGAAAAAGATTCCATTTTTCTTCGAGAATTTGAATTGTGAGTAACGTGCGGACGAACCCATTACGTGCGCAGGTGTTTTGTGCGGAGCACAGGTCGTACAAGTCCCACGGGTGCCCGGGATCGGACCACCGGAGCCGGCGGGTCGTCGTCTGCGAGGCCTGCTCGGCGGCGATCGAGGCCACCGGGGAGGACGAGAGGGCGGCCCTGGCGAGGCACGAGGGGTCCGGGGACTGCGACCcgcggaggaagaagaagccggTGTGCCCCGTGCGCCGGTGCCGGGAGGTGCTGACGTTCTCCAACACCAGCGCGTGCAAGGCGTGCGGGATCAAGGTGTGCCTCAAGCACCGGTTCCCGGCCGACCACAGCTGCGGgacgggggcggcggcggcgagggcggccgcggcggcgggaGGGCGGTGGAACGACAGGTTCGTGGCGGTGCTGGCCTCGAGGGGCGCGAAGGAGTACGGGAAGAAGGAGCGGGGATCGTCATCTCCGCCGAGCACCCCGACCGTCAAAGCCTGTTGATCGAACTTCtctattttactttttcaaaaaaaaaaaaaaaaaaattctattgaaGCTTTGAGACTTCATGATTGACATCGATGCCTCACCGGCCTTATACAAATCTCTGTGTATGTTCATTCTGATTTGAGGCCCAAATCGAGCCCAATGCACTCCGGTGCAGTTCATTCTGTTGTCGCCGTACTCGTGTCATTCCGTGTCAATTCTTATGAATATGATATTTACATTCCCATAATTCAAACTCGAAAAGCGCACGTATActcaaaagtcataagaaagATCCTGCATGCTCAACTTTAATATTGAAAAGATAGGCTtagcttttgattttgaaacacTTTTCGAGAAAGATCCGAATGATAGCACACGGATATCAATTAGTGTTTCATACATGAAAATTACTCGTGAGATTTGTGACTTCTTGTGcatataatatttatatgttcataatttaattttgaatgcACACGCATGCTCAAAAGTCATGAAAAAGATCCTACATGCCCAATGTTAGTTACGAAAAGATaaacttttaacttttgatttgcCCAATGTTAGTTACGAAAAGATaaacttttaacttttgattttgaaaccctTTTTGAGAAAGATTCGAACGATAACGTCAATCGGTGTTTCATGCATGAAATTGCGCGTAAATTGTCAAATCCAATTCAACGTGACAGGAGGTGGAGTGGTGGGGTATTGTCTCAAAACTTTCTTCGCTTCAacctaatttttctaaaaggCCATAAGATGTGCAGATACTGTACACATGTTATGAAAAGACATGAAAtgttgaaaaattttaaattatgtaaaAAGACATACGCTTCCTCTAAAGTGATAAgttcattgaaaaaaattaaaagtagagGATAGTTGATATGATAGACATGACGCGTTGACATGATACATTAATAGATCAATACGTTAGCCCttataaaatggaaaataaaaatggataattcataagagaaaaaataatgaagggAGCCTTATTGAAATTACCCTTATGGAAGGTCATTTTGGAACTCTTAAGTCTTAGGAGTGTCTTGCAATACTCCATTGGAGTCAATAATCTATCTTGCCACATCAATTAAGAAGATGGAGAGGTTCTGCTTCACGGTCCTTCTACTCAGGTAGCTATATAGGTGAAGAATATTGTATCTAAACCATACTTTTCCAGAAGAAAGCATAACCGGGAAATTcagtaaaagcaaaaaaagcagGTCATGCGTCAACAAAAAGGTCAACAACCACCGCGACATGAACCAAGAACCTCCATTCCACATCGGGTGATTAGGGTCTTTCTGGGGTTAGTTCAGCTAGCGGGGAAAATAGGGGTTTGACACTTAACATGGGTTGGATCAGACATCACAACTTCATAAGATCTGCCCAGTAATGAATCATCAGTCACGATCACTAAATTATTTAGTAAATACGCAGGTTGTTCATAATAAGGAAGACAGCAGATGACAGATCTATATTAAGGGACTACAAGAACTGCTCGTTAAGTAAAAAAAACAGTGTCGCAAGATCTAAAAACAGAAGTTTGTATTtatgaaagaaagcaaaaataaatgaagttgTTATTACTGGAGAAGCGTTCTTACAGATCTACAAGCAAACCACACAAAGCCAAAAACCCTAATCAAGATGTGTGGTACTAGACGGGTACAGATGCACGTCTATGCTTTGAACCTGGTAAAAAAGACAGTGAATACATATACAGGAAAACAAAGTGAAACGCACACATAGAACTGATAATGAGAAGAAAAACACACAGAACAACAAACGCAGTGCAGAACTTTTCTAGATCTAGCAGATCATCGGACCAAGATGCTTGATTCCCCAAAGAGAAGAAAGTGGGAGAAAAATGAACCCAAGAACAAGaagatcagagagagagagagagagagagagggagggagattaACTCCTATATCACGCGCGAGGCTTGATCGAGGAGGGCGCTTTTGTCTTCAGCTCATGATCCCTAACACTTCTTCTTGTAGCTGGTCGGAGCCTCGGAGGTGTATTTCGCTGAAAGGCAACAATGATGATGGCGATAGTGGGGAAGTGGTTGAAGAGAATAAAGGAAGAAGGGTGGGAGCAATCATGGCGACGGAGAAAGTGCTGCAGGTCTTGCTCGTGGACATCATCATGATGATTGCTCCTCTTTTCGagctcctttctctctttctttccggGGGCGTTGAAAGCGAGGATGATGATGCAAACAACCGAGCTTCGTTCTCCGTGcgtcctctctccctctccctccccatCCCCCTCTCCCCAGCttgtcacagagagagagagagagagagagagagagggagagggtcaATGTTCACTTGAGAGTGTTTTTGCAGAGGTTCTGAACGTGaaataaaagaagcaaaagcGGCTGGATCGGCATGCGTGTGTGATAAGATGTTTttgctcttttccctttttgtttttgcttccTGCCCCTGTTTCCTCCCTCATTTGggtttttttgactttttaataGACTGATCTCACTGCTAAAATTCATGGCTTTTCTGCGCTTCCACGAGCAGGTCTAGATAATTTCCTCAAGGTCATGAAATTTCTCATTTGTGGTCATACTCCTTGCGAGGCAAGATGAACAATTTTCAGTCTTTTTTTTCTACATTTCCTAATTTATAACATAATTATCCTTTgtttttcattcatgaaaatacaaAGTAATCATGCCAAATAAATGAACTCGAGCCGAACTTACAATATTGTATGAATCTATCACAATTATGGCATGTTTTAGGTTCATTATATTTTGGTGTAGCTCAAGCATGTCTGAGAGTTTTTATTTAACTAGGGTTAAGTCGAAGAGTTTTTATTCAACTAGAGTTTGTTTTGTTGCATCACAACTTTTCATCGAGATTTCAAGCTTGCAGCTTTGTTTGATTGATAAATCTTTGCATTTTAGATTATTTCGTAGCTTTTGTAACATATGGTTCTCTTCTATCAAACCAAGATATCAAAGCAAGCCTGAACTAAACTGTACAAAGTCGTATACACATATTCCTGATtttaggctttgtttgtttcccaaacaattgataatttgaaaaaaaaaaattcccgaAAACGATCACTTGTATcagttgaaataattaattaacaagagatatttttattatcgacaacagattatatgttaatattttcatgaataatgaatttttagttttttcatttttgtatgcaatacaaatgatcgttttaaaaaaaatatcttcgaaatcattcattttctacgAAATAAACAAAGCCTTATACTTATTGCATTCTCTTCAAAACTGATTTAAATCATCAGGTAATTGTTATCTTTATTGAGCTATTGTTTTACTtgtttataatattattttggcTGTTGTTCGTATTTCCTATATCAAATGCTAGAAAATACATATTGcatgatttgaagaaaaaaaaaacatattcatctgagtgagaaaaacataaaatttttcCTATCAACATGAGACCAAACTTTGTAAAGTTTATAGAGGTTCCAAGAAATAAAGCGATGGGTTTCTAGATATCAAAATTAATATCTATAACATACACCGAGATTAGGcagatgatattatttttaagTTCTTTGTGGGAGTTAGGATAGAGTGCATGTTCCAGTTCTGGACATTAAAACATTCTATCGTAAACTGCGTGTATCATCGCAAAATATTTTACGTTTTTACACAGCAAAGTGCTCAAATTAACATTTATTGTTGCAGGCAGCGCTCCTAAAGTCGAACGGATTTAAATTCTACATAAAGACGATTTCATAAGGCAAGGAGAAGAAAGGCAGAGAATAATGGAATGTACGTGAGTGAAGCAATTATGAAATCATGAGCGATCCTCttttcttagagagagagagagagagagacagggagaTGCAAACTCGATAGGGATTGGTCAGTGATATTACGAacaatgcttttttttttttcatttacaaTGAAAAGGGCGGAGAAAGACGACCGGCATCCCAAATGCATGGTTACACTGCATGAGCGGCTAAAATCGTTTTAGAGAATCGAATGAAAGGTCAGCTTCCAAGTTCGGCATCGCCCCGGTTACACTCCCATGCGAAGCAAAACCAGAACCGGCTTGACTCCGCTTGATACTTGCACCCGTCACCGACTTCAGCAGTGAAACAGAAATCGGATCATTTGCTTCTCAGGTTTCATTTTCCCAGAATCTCCATAGCCGTTGGTCAACCTTACTATCTGAGGACAGTCAGCAGTCAGCATTAACAATGGGACAGCGCGCAGGGATCTTCAGTTTGCGTGACATACCTAGTTGGCAAATTCCCCCATGGATCGAAGCGCTGAATAATCTTGAAGATCCATCCGACTCCACAAAATCTGCAGCTCCATGACCGGACGAAGGATGAGCCAACTCTCAGCTAACTCACTGTTGGACATAACAGACAATGGGAATACCTTTGACAAAAGTTTCGCCCTACGGAGTTGCCCTTTCCTCATGGTTGGATGGCAATCCACATTCAAGTTTGATGGCTGCCACAAGCTCAGGTGAGACAAGAGGGCGAGCTTCTCCCGACTTCTCCGAAAATTTACCCACCTCCCTCCCTCTGCTGTGAGAAAAGCTCGATTCCACATCTGCTCCCCAACCACGATAAAGTATGACCTTATTTGGCTCCTGAGAGACAAGAACGGCACCTGTTGCTTGCTGTAATAACACAGGAAAACAATAGGAGTGAGCTACTTAATTATAAGCTAAGTGGCTTGCTCCGCAATttggccccaaaaaaaaaaatgtttgcttGCTTCACAGACCTCCAGCTTGAAAACCAGCTCCTGGATCGATGTCCCTTTAGCCCTGCCCTTTACATTAACTATAGCAAGAGGGTGCTTCTGGAAATG
Above is a window of Eucalyptus grandis isolate ANBG69807.140 chromosome 9, ASM1654582v1, whole genome shotgun sequence DNA encoding:
- the LOC104419309 gene encoding zinc finger AN1 domain-containing stress-associated protein 12, with amino-acid sequence MAGGGTEAFPDLGRHCQNPDCNLLDFLPFTCDGCRKVFCAEHRSYKSHGCPGSDHRSRRVVVCEACSAAIEATGEDERAALARHEGSGDCDPRRKKKPVCPVRRCREVLTFSNTSACKACGIKVCLKHRFPADHSCGTGAAAARAAAAAGGRWNDRFVAVLASRGAKEYGKKERGSSSPPSTPTVKAC